A genomic stretch from uncultured Pseudodesulfovibrio sp. includes:
- a CDS encoding transporter substrate-binding domain-containing protein, with protein sequence MIQKCFGILLCMLVLMVGYAPAFGQDSIIAVADRWMPYNGRAGTRDEGYAVEILRAIFEPMGHHVEYREMPWNRAVDDVLEGKADILIGSLKSDMSKYIFPQETLGRDSLCFYTNQPDWKFTGPESLAGFRIGLVKGYIYRDWVLELLELSPGQFHIMHGDEPVVRLLGMLKDDRIQVIPGNKAVVDYYLKALGLRDDIHLAGCYDDTKDEYLYFALSPADPERSKQLGIALDKGVSLMRKTGQLNHLLIKYGLKDWVQLR encoded by the coding sequence ATGATTCAGAAGTGTTTCGGTATTCTTCTTTGCATGCTTGTCTTGATGGTCGGGTATGCTCCGGCTTTTGGGCAGGATTCCATTATTGCGGTCGCAGACAGGTGGATGCCTTATAACGGCAGGGCCGGAACCCGTGATGAAGGGTACGCGGTTGAAATTCTGCGTGCGATTTTTGAACCCATGGGCCACCACGTCGAGTATCGTGAAATGCCTTGGAACCGGGCAGTTGACGATGTGCTGGAAGGAAAGGCCGATATTCTCATTGGTTCCCTGAAAAGCGATATGTCGAAATACATTTTCCCGCAGGAAACCCTCGGTAGGGATTCGTTGTGTTTCTATACCAACCAACCGGACTGGAAATTTACCGGTCCAGAGTCACTCGCTGGTTTCAGAATAGGGTTGGTGAAAGGATATATATATCGTGACTGGGTTCTTGAGTTACTTGAGCTTTCGCCGGGACAGTTTCATATCATGCATGGCGATGAGCCTGTTGTCCGCCTGCTCGGTATGCTGAAGGATGACAGAATTCAGGTCATACCCGGCAACAAGGCCGTGGTGGACTACTATCTGAAGGCTCTTGGCCTGAGAGACGATATACACCTTGCAGGGTGTTATGATGATACGAAAGATGAATATTTGTATTTCGCGCTGTCTCCTGCTGACCCGGAACGGTCAAAGCAACTCGGGATAGCTCTCGATAAGGGGGTCTCTCTCATGCGCAAGACCGGACAGTTGAATCATCTGCTGATAAAATACGGCCTCAAGGACTGGGTGCAGCTCAGATAA
- a CDS encoding transporter substrate-binding domain-containing protein: MRRVVFAVALVMLLVGTTVAAPTSLERVSRNWTGDLFEAIEQGRPVRVLVSYNQTNFFLSKGVMRGLEVDLMGAYRRYLDKNNPGKKIRMVFLAVPFDQLLPALLDGRGDIVAAGLTVTGDRQERVAFSFPYRQNIKDIVVGGYRSQVLMSLDDLAGKKLHVMSGSSYIEHLHAVSRSLEARGMDPVDVIEADPDLVTEDLLEMVARGFINYVVAEDQLAEVWKKSMPGLRLFNDVVIHSGDQLAWAVRPGNKEFKESLDAFSRTVRQGTLKGNMFYKRYFVNEEHVLNYNDPLERGRLEPMAKLFQKYADKYGFDWLKVAAMAFQESGFNQDMRSIRGAVGVMQIKPSTASDPNVNIKDIEKLDNNIHAGTKYLHFLCEKYFKDIDPEHRVDFALAAYNAGPARVRGLRRKAAEMGLDPDRWFGNVEWVAYNEIGHETPDYVAHVQMYYAAYKSMARVLKKRDQAMKS; encoded by the coding sequence ATGCGCAGGGTTGTTTTTGCGGTTGCTTTGGTGATGCTTCTGGTGGGCACGACAGTGGCTGCACCAACGAGTCTGGAGCGCGTCTCACGGAATTGGACGGGGGACTTGTTTGAAGCCATCGAACAGGGACGACCCGTTCGGGTGCTCGTGTCCTATAATCAGACGAATTTTTTCCTCTCCAAAGGGGTCATGCGCGGACTGGAAGTGGACCTTATGGGAGCCTACAGGCGATATCTGGACAAGAACAACCCCGGTAAGAAAATCCGCATGGTATTTCTGGCTGTTCCATTTGACCAGTTGCTTCCTGCCTTGCTGGACGGGCGCGGCGACATTGTCGCTGCCGGTCTTACTGTTACCGGAGATCGACAAGAGCGCGTGGCGTTTTCCTTTCCCTATCGGCAGAACATCAAGGATATTGTGGTTGGTGGGTATCGAAGTCAGGTGTTGATGAGTTTGGATGATCTGGCTGGGAAAAAGCTGCATGTCATGTCCGGAAGCAGTTATATCGAGCACCTACACGCTGTCAGTCGTTCTTTGGAAGCGCGTGGAATGGACCCTGTGGATGTTATCGAGGCTGATCCTGATCTGGTCACCGAAGATCTTTTGGAAATGGTGGCACGAGGGTTTATCAACTATGTGGTGGCCGAGGATCAACTGGCCGAAGTATGGAAGAAGAGCATGCCCGGATTGCGCCTGTTCAATGACGTGGTCATTCATTCGGGGGACCAACTGGCGTGGGCCGTGCGACCGGGAAACAAGGAATTTAAGGAGAGTCTTGACGCTTTTTCCCGTACGGTTCGCCAGGGAACTCTGAAGGGAAACATGTTTTACAAGCGGTATTTTGTAAATGAGGAGCATGTACTCAACTACAATGATCCGCTGGAACGGGGACGCCTCGAGCCAATGGCGAAACTTTTTCAGAAATATGCGGACAAGTATGGTTTCGACTGGCTCAAGGTTGCCGCAATGGCATTTCAGGAGTCCGGTTTCAATCAGGATATGCGGAGCATCAGGGGCGCGGTGGGTGTCATGCAGATTAAACCATCCACAGCCAGCGATCCCAACGTGAACATCAAGGATATCGAAAAGCTGGATAACAATATCCATGCTGGGACAAAGTACCTTCACTTTTTGTGCGAAAAATACTTCAAGGATATAGACCCTGAACATCGGGTGGACTTTGCTTTGGCGGCCTACAATGCCGGACCGGCGCGAGTCCGAGGTCTGCGCAGGAAGGCGGCTGAAATGGGCCTTGATCCCGATCGTTGGTTCGGCAACGTCGAGTGGGTGGCGTATAATGAAATAGGTCATGAAACCCCGGATTACGTTGCACATGTCCAGATGTATTATGCAGCCTATAAATCAATGGCCAGAGTTCTGAAAAAACGGGATCAGGCCATGAAGTCGTGA
- a CDS encoding universal stress protein: MKISRILLPVDGSRLSDAAADMAVELAGDSASIVLLHVRRAVPIGLGQPNASELLEHLLKGAEGVMAHYRAILTNAKADFLELVIGGDVAEVITNVADVEKCDIIVIGSKGKSDLEGLFLGSVTHKVLQTTDKPVLVVK, from the coding sequence ATGAAGATCTCGCGCATTCTTTTGCCGGTGGATGGTTCTCGCTTGTCGGATGCGGCTGCTGACATGGCTGTTGAGCTGGCTGGCGACAGTGCTTCTATCGTTTTGCTGCATGTGCGAAGAGCCGTCCCTATAGGATTGGGCCAACCCAATGCAAGTGAGTTGCTTGAGCATCTCCTCAAGGGAGCGGAAGGCGTCATGGCACATTATCGGGCTATCCTGACCAATGCGAAGGCAGACTTTCTTGAACTGGTTATCGGCGGTGATGTGGCGGAAGTCATCACCAATGTGGCCGATGTGGAAAAATGTGATATTATCGTTATCGGGTCCAAGGGCAAATCGGATCTTGAAGGACTCTTTCTCGGATCAGTCACACACAAGGTCTTGCAGACCACAGATAAGCCTGTGCTTGTCGTCAAGTGA